In Nitrospirota bacterium, the genomic window GAGAACGCCTCTGACGGGATTATTGCACCTATGTTTTATTTTGCAATAGGGGGACTGCCTCTTGCAATGACATATAAGGCGATCAATACAATGGATTCTATGGTTGGATATAAGAATGACAGATACAGGGATTTCGGCTGGGCAGCGGCAAGGCTTGATGATGCAGCAAACTATATCCCTGCAAGGATTACCGGGGCGTTGATCCCTGCCTCATCTGCTATTGTCTGCCGGTCACTTCCTGCTTTCGTCAGTTCATTAAAGGTGATGCTCAGGGATGGCAGAAAACATCCGAGCCCGAACAGCGGGGTGCCTGAGGCAGCTATGGCAGGGGCATTGGGTTTAACTCTCGGAGGTCCCTCAATGTATGGCGGAAGGATGTTAGAGAAACCGTACCTTGGCGGCAGCCCGGATTTAAAGGGGTTAAAAGAATTGGACGGGTTATCTTATTTATATGCCTCAGAAAAGGCCGTCTCAATTGTAAGACTTACATCAATCATAGTGCTTAATCTCGCAGTACTGGTTATATATCTTAGAACATGAACGGACACGGCGGAAATATATACCGGCTTTCAGAAGAGCTGAAGATGGCTGAGAGAGACATTATAGACTTCAGTGCATCCATAAATCCCCTTGGGGTCTCCAAGAAGGTTAAGGCGGCACTGAGAGGGGGTATGAAATAGCTATGCAATTACCCTGACCCTGAGACAGTGAGGTTAAGGGAATATATAGGCAGGCATAACAACATCTCCCCTGAGATGGTGCTATGCGGGAACGGCAGTACAGAGCTGATTTATCTTATCGCAAGGGCATTGAGGCCGGAGAGGGTGTTGATACCTGCACCGTCATTCTCTGAATATGAGAGGGCATGCAGGATGAGTAATGAGTTAAGGGTTATGAGTTATGAGTTGGAGAGGAAGAATAACTTTGACATAAGACCGGATGACTTTATAAAGGCCATGTTTACTCCCCCTCCCCAGATTCTAATGACGGGAGTGGGGCAAGCGAAAATTCCCTCCCCCTTGACGGGGGAGGGTCAGGGTGGGGGTGGGCTATGGAGATTATTGGATAGAAACAACAAGGTACGGGTAATTGCTTTCTTATGCAACCCCAACAATCCAACCGGAAGACTCCTGAAAAGAGAAGAGGTTATGAAGATAGCAGAGGCAGCAAAACGTGCCGGCTGCTGCCTGATTGTTGATGAAGCATTTATTGATTTCTGTCCTGAGCATACAGTGATAAACGAGGTTCAGAATAATCCTTATCTCATTGTCCTGAGATCAATAACAAAATTCCATGCACTCCCCGGCCTGAGGATAGGCTATGGTGTATTTCCCAGGCACCTTATCGGGAAATTAAAAGAATATAAAGAACCCTGGAGTGTAAACAGCCTTGCAGAGCGGGCTGCAATAGCCGCACTAAAAGACAGGAAATACAGGGAAGAGACTTTCAGTGTCATCCGTAAAGAAAAACAATTTCTAATAAAGAGTTTTCAAAAGCTTGGGATAGAATTTTTAGACTCTGCCGCCAACTTCTATCTTTTAAAAATTTCAAACGCCGGTGATATATATCAGGCATTAAAGACAAGGGGCATCCTCGTCAGGGACTGTTCAAATTTTAAGGGACTTGACGGTACATACATAAGGGTAGCTGTAAAATCACATAAGGAGAATGTGAGATTAATAAAAGGACTGTCAGGGCTATTGAGCCTTGACAGTAATTATTTGTGAATCATATTTTCATAGTGGATGCGGGACAGGAATGTCCCGCCTATCCTTAATTTATTATTGGATAAGCGGGATCATCCAAAAATATTTCTGGATAGGCGGGGTTTTCTAACCCCGCTGATGAGGGTTAAGATATTTCAATGTGCAATGGAATAGTAATCTCAGGGATCAGCAGCAGTGCCGGTAAGACAACAATATCTATTGGTATTATGGCAGCGCTGAAAAACATGGGATTAAGGGTCCAGCCTTTTAAGGCAGGCCCTGATTTTATTGATCCGGGATTTCACACACTGGTCACGGATAGGCCCTCAAGGAATCTTGATTTGTGGATGTGCGGGGAAGACTATGTCCTTAAATGTTTTTCTGAAAATATCAGGGATGCTGATATGGCAATCGTAGAAGGTGTTATGGGACTTTTTGATGGCGGAGAGGTAAGTACAGCGGAGCTTGCAAAGGTACTCGGACTGCCGGTCTTATTAATAGTTAATGCAGGTGCTATGGCAGAAAGCATTGCCCCCATTGTAAGAGGGTTTGAATCCTTCGATAGTGGAGTCACTGTGGCAGGGGTTATTCTAAACAGGGTCGGCAGTGAAAGACACTTTGAAATCCTGAGGGAGGCAATAGATAAACACACGAATGTAAAGGTGCTGGGATTTTTGCCTGAGAAGGATGAGTTTGGAATCCCTGAGCGGCACCTCGGGCTTACTGTGGCAGAAGAAAGACCTGTTTCAGATAAAGAAATAAATAGTCTTTCAGAGGCTGTTTCGCAATATATAGATATTGAGGAGGTGATAAACATTGGCACAACACATTGCCCTTGCCTATGACAAGGCATTCTGCTTTTACTATGAGGATAATCTTGATCTCTTAAAAAAGGCCGGGGCCAGGATAACCACATTCAGTCCGCTTTCAGACAGCAGTATTCCTGAGGGTACGGATGTCATATATATTGGCGGGGGATACCCTGAACTTTATGCCGGTGCCCTCAGCAGTAATAAATTAATGCTGAATGCCATACATTCATGGAGTATGTCCGGAAGACCGCTCTATGCCGAATGCGGAGGGCTGATGTACCTCTCAAAAGGGACGTATGATTTAGACGGATGCTTTCACACAATGGCCCATGTATTCCCATTTGAGACAGCGATGAAGAAGAGATTGACCCTCGGATACAGAGAAGTCAGGCTGCTCACGGACTGTATCCTCGGAAAGGAGGGTGCTGTTCTGAGGGGGCATGAATTTCATTACTCAGAGATAAAAGACAGCACAAAGAGTACAGGGTGCCGTGATATTCAGGAGGTCTACTCTTTAAAGAACAGGAAGGGAGATAATATTTATAACGAAGGCTATAGTTTTAGGAACACGCTTGTAAGTTATGTTCATATACATTTCGGATCACATCCCGGGATTGCTGATGCATTTACCGGATTGATAATATCAAGGGGGGAATAATGGAATCAATATTACTGTTGGGACATGGGAGCAGGTTGACAGAGGCAAACAATACGCTAATCCAAATGGCACAGATGGTCAGAACAATGGGGGACATCCCGATTGTTGAGGCAGCCTTTATGCAGTTCGGCAGGCCTGATTTTTCAGATGGTGTCTCTGCCTGTGTCTCGAAAGGTGCCAGGAAAATAATCGTACTCCCTTATTTTCTATATAAGGGGAGGCACTATGAGGAAGATATACCTGCACTGATTGATGATGCACAGAAGAAACATAATGAAATTGAATTCTCAATTACCGAGCCTCTCGGTCTGCATGAGAATATCGCAAAGGTCGCCCTTGAAAGATTAAAGAAAGACATCAGAACTTTCAAAAGGCTCAGGCCCTGTGAGATTGAGGAAAAGAGTTTTGAGATTATTACAGATGAACTTGGAGAAACAAGATTCAGGGATATTGAACTGCCGGTTGTTAAGAGGGTGATACATACCACAGGAGATTTTGATTTTGTTAAGAATATGCAATTTCATCCCCGTGCCATTGAGGCAGGATTAAAGGCCATCAGGAATGGGATGAACATCCTCGTTGATGTACACATGGTTGAAACAGGGATTAACAAGCATCTCCTTGAAAAGTCCGGCGGCAGGGTTATCTGCAAGCTGTCAGACAGTGAGACAGGGGGGGATGAATCTCTTCGTACAGGGAAGACAAGGACTGAGATTGCAATGGAGATGGGGGCCGGTGAGAATGTTGGTATTGTGGTGGTTGGTAATGCACCTACAGCCCTGTACAGGGTAATGAACCTGATACAGGAAGGTGTGTTTAACCCTGAACTTGTCATTGGTGTTCCGGTAGGATTTGTCAGTGCAGTTGAGTCAAAGGAGGTGCTTTTGCACGTGAACTATCCATTTATTACATCATTGGGCAGAAAAGGCGGAAGTACTGTCGCAGCGGCTATTGTCAATGCCCTGCTGAAGATGACATAAGATTAAACGGGTAAAATCTTTTTGGAAAGGAGGATTAGATTATGGAAGGGATAATAACATTAGAGAAAGGTCTCCGC contains:
- the cobD gene encoding cobalamin biosynthesis protein CobD, which gives rise to MDNTFPHIYYLLSMPYSLLITAFMLDLCIGDPIILIHPVRIMGWIIVRIEHISRIIINHFPANRRLSERLAGVFLTLFMVSFTYGVFYTINLTLLNSILSSFISYIFLIIIIYLISATIAVKGLIDSARLVIESVREKDIAGARIKLSHIVGRDTGQLDERGIIKAVIETLAENASDGIIAPMFYFAIGGLPLAMTYKAINTMDSMVGYKNDRYRDFGWAAARLDDAANYIPARITGALIPASSAIVCRSLPAFVSSLKVMLRDGRKHPSPNSGVPEAAMAGALGLTLGGPSMYGGRMLEKPYLGGSPDLKGLKELDGLSYLYASEKAVSIVRLTSIIVLNLAVLVIYLRT
- a CDS encoding pyridoxal phosphate-dependent class II aminotransferase; this encodes MRLREYIGRHNNISPEMVLCGNGSTELIYLIARALRPERVLIPAPSFSEYERACRMSNELRVMSYELERKNNFDIRPDDFIKAMFTPPPQILMTGVGQAKIPSPLTGEGQGGGGLWRLLDRNNKVRVIAFLCNPNNPTGRLLKREEVMKIAEAAKRAGCCLIVDEAFIDFCPEHTVINEVQNNPYLIVLRSITKFHALPGLRIGYGVFPRHLIGKLKEYKEPWSVNSLAERAAIAALKDRKYREETFSVIRKEKQFLIKSFQKLGIEFLDSAANFYLLKISNAGDIYQALKTRGILVRDCSNFKGLDGTYIRVAVKSHKENVRLIKGLSGLLSLDSNYL
- a CDS encoding cobyrinate a,c-diamide synthase — protein: MCNGIVISGISSSAGKTTISIGIMAALKNMGLRVQPFKAGPDFIDPGFHTLVTDRPSRNLDLWMCGEDYVLKCFSENIRDADMAIVEGVMGLFDGGEVSTAELAKVLGLPVLLIVNAGAMAESIAPIVRGFESFDSGVTVAGVILNRVGSERHFEILREAIDKHTNVKVLGFLPEKDEFGIPERHLGLTVAEERPVSDKEINSLSEAVSQYIDIEEVINIGTTHCPCL
- a CDS encoding precorrin-8X methylmutase, whose translation is MESILLLGHGSRLTEANNTLIQMAQMVRTMGDIPIVEAAFMQFGRPDFSDGVSACVSKGARKIIVLPYFLYKGRHYEEDIPALIDDAQKKHNEIEFSITEPLGLHENIAKVALERLKKDIRTFKRLRPCEIEEKSFEIITDELGETRFRDIELPVVKRVIHTTGDFDFVKNMQFHPRAIEAGLKAIRNGMNILVDVHMVETGINKHLLEKSGGRVICKLSDSETGGDESLRTGKTRTEIAMEMGAGENVGIVVVGNAPTALYRVMNLIQEGVFNPELVIGVPVGFVSAVESKEVLLHVNYPFITSLGRKGGSTVAAAIVNALLKMT